One stretch of Brachyhypopomus gauderio isolate BG-103 chromosome 8, BGAUD_0.2, whole genome shotgun sequence DNA includes these proteins:
- the nelfcd gene encoding negative elongation factor C/D, whose protein sequence is MEEYYAGLGEWDGQDGNMEDGYADAEADGTLQEECLQKFSSRDYIMEPTVFNTLKTYFQAGGSPEHVIQLLSENYSAVAQTVNLLAEWLIQMGVEPAQVQERVENHLKSILIKHFDPQKADSIFTVEGETPAWLEQMIAHTTWRDLFYKLAEAHPDCLMLNFTVKLISDAGYQGEITSVSTACQQLEVFSRVLRTSLSALLDGGEQNLEKNLPEFAKMVCHGEHTYLFAQAMMSILAQEEQGGSAVRRIGQEVQKYALQSGHDASQITLALGTAAAYPRACQALGAMLSKGALNPADITVLFKMFSSMDPPPVELIRVPAFLDLFMQSLFKPGAKINQDHKHKYIHILAYAASVVETWKKNKRVNINKDELKSTSKAIETVHNLCCNENKGATELVAELSTLYQCIRFPVVAMGVLKWVDWTVSEPRYFQLQTDHTPVHLALLDEISACHQLLHPQVLQLLVKLFETEHSQLDVMEQLELKKTLLDRMVHLLSRGYVLPVVGYIRKCLEKLNTDISLIRYFVTEVLDVIAPPYTSDFVHLFLPILENDSIAGTIRTEGEHDPVAEFIAHCKSNFIMMN, encoded by the exons ATGGAAGAATATTATGCCGGTCTTGGAGAGTGGGACGGACAAGATGGCAATATG GAGGATGGTTACGCTGATGCAGAAGCGGATGGGACATTGCAGGAGGAATGCTTGCAGAAATTCTCCAGTAGGGACTACATCATGGAACCGACCGTCTTTAATACACTAAAAAC CTATTTTCAAGCGGGTGGTTCACCGGAGCACGTCATTCAACTGCTGTCGGAGAACTATTCTGCAGTTGCACAGACAGTAAACCTGTTGGCAGAGTGGCTAATTCAGATGG GTGTGGAGCCAGCCCAGGTACAAGAGCGAGTAGAGAATCATCTGAAGAGCATCCTCATAAAACACTTTGATCCACAAAAGGCGGATTCCATTTTCACTGTAGAAGGAGAG ACGCCAGCGTGGCTAGAGCAAATGATAGCTCACACCACGTGGAGAGACCTCTTTTATAAACTTGCTGAGGCCCATCCAGACTGCCTGATGCTCAACTTTACAGTCAAG CTGATCTCCGATGCAGGATACCAAGGTGAGATCACTAGTGTGTCTACAGCTTGTCAGCAGCTGGAGGTTTTCTCCAGGGTTCTACGAACATCCCTTTCCGCGCTACTTGATGGAGGAGAACAAAACCTGGAAAAGAACCTGCCTGAGTTTGCT AAGATGGTGTGTCATGGCGAACACACGTACCTGTTTGCTCAGGCCATGATGTCTATTCTGGCACAGGAAGAGCAGGGTGGATCAGCTGTGCGTCGCATTGGACAGGAAGTGCAGAAATACGCCCTCCAGAG TGGGCACGATGCAAGTCAGATCACACTGGCACTGGGCACGGCAGCTGCATACCCACGAGCGTGCCAGGCCCTAGGTGCCATGCTGTCCAAAGGGGCACTCAATCCAGCAGATATCACAGTCCTCTTCAAGATGTTCAGCAGCATGGATCCGCCTCCCGTGGAGCTG ATCCGTGTGCCAGCTTTCCTGGATTTGTTCATGCAGTCCCTCTTTAAACCTGGGGCCAAGATCAACCAGgaccacaaacacaaatacattcaCATTCTGGCCTATGCAGCCAGTGTAGTGGAGACTTGGAAGAAG AACAAGCGTGTTAATATCAATAAGGACGAGCTGAAGTCCACCTCCAAGGCCATTGAGACTGTACATAATTTGTGCTGTAATGAAAATAAAGGAGCTACAGAGCTGGTGGCAGAACTTAGTACACTGTACCAGTGTATTAg GTTTCCAGTAGTAGCAATGGGAGTGCTGAAGTGGGTCGACTGGACTGTGTCAGAGCCTCGTTACTTCCAGCTGCAGACAGACCACACCCCTGTTCATCTGGCCTTACTGGATGAG ATCAGTGCATGTCATCAACTGCTCCACCCACAGGTGCTGCAGTTACTTGTCAAACTCTTTGAAACAGAACATTCCCAACTCGATGTCATGGAACAA TTGGAGCTGAAGAAAACTTTACTGGATCGCATGGTTCATCTGTTAAGTCGAGGGTATGTCTTGCCAGTGGTCGGCTACATCCGGAAATGTCTTGAAAAACTAAACACAGACATCTCACTCATCAGATACTTTGTCACAGAG GTTCTGGATGTGATTGCTCCCCCATACACTTCTGACTTTGTTCACCTGTTTTTACCAATCCTGGAGAATGACAGCATAGCTGGAACCATCCGCACGGAGGGAGAACATGACCCTGTGGCTGAATTCATTG CACACTGCAAATCCAACTTTATCATGATGAACTGA
- the gnas gene encoding GNAS complex locus isoform X2: MFDVGGQRDERRKWIQCFNDVTAIIFVVASSSYNMVIREDNQTNRLQEALNLFKNIWNNRWLRTISVILFLNKQDLLAEKVLACKSKIEEYFPEFARYTTPDDATPEPGEDPRVTRAKYFIRDEFLRISTASGDGRHYCYPHFTCAVDTENIRRVFNDCRDIIQRMHLRQYELL, from the exons ATGTTTGACGTTGGTGGTCAGAGAGACGAACGCAGGAAATGGATCCAGTGCTTTAATG atgtgacTGCCATTATATTCGTGGTGGCCAGTAGCAGTTACAACATGGTGATCCGAGAAGACAATCAAACCAACCGTCTCCAGGAGGCACTGAACCTATTCAAGAACATCTGGAACAACAG ATGGCTTCGAACGATTTCTGTTATTCTTTTTCTAAACAAGCAAGACCTGCTAGCTGAGAAGGTTCTGGCATGCAAATCAAAAATAGAAGAGTACTTCCCTGAATTTGCACGCTATACTACACCAGATGATG CAACACCTGAGCCCGGGGAGGACCCTCGTGTTACAAGAGCAAAATATTTCATCCGGGATGAGTTCCTG AGGATTAGTACAGCAAGTGGGGATGGTCGTCATTACTGCTACCCCCACTTCACCTGTGCTGTGGACACAGAAAACATCCGTCGTGTCTTTAATGACTGCCGGGACATCATCCAGCGGATGCACCTCCGCCAGTACGAGCTCTTGTGA